The genomic DNA AGGTGCTCGCCGACGCCAAGCGGCACTGGGAGGGCGTGACCGTGCAGCTCGCCGAGGCGGGCATGCTCACCGAGGAGTACGACAACGGCTACGACTGGTTCCATCAGGGCGAGTCGCTGCTGTTCCTCGCCGGCATCTGCGCCGCCGACCCGGCCGACCCCGCGTTCGCCGCGCGCGCCGCCCGGTTCGCGGCCCTCTTCACCGACCCCGCACAGGGCAACTACGACGCCGAGCGCAACATGATCCGCTCGCCGCACAACGGCGCTCTGGGTGCGCGCGAGGGTCTCGACGAGAAGATCGTGCCGTACACCGCCGACCGGGACGAGATGCGCCCTTACGGTCTGCCGCTGCACGGCCTGGACGGCATCGCCTCCTGGGACGACCTCGCCGACCCCGCCCACGCCCAGCGGATGGCGGAGGAGATGCAGCGCCGCGCGGCGGGCGACATCGCCGTGAACCTCGCCGCGACCTCCCTCGCCGCGAACCGCTGGCTCTACGACGGTGACGAGGAGGCGGCCGCGTGGATTCGCCGGTACGTCGACGGCTGGCGTGCGCGCGCGGGCGGCGGGCTGCTCCCCGACAACGTCGGTCCTGACGGCACCGTCGGCTCCCTCCACGACGGCCGCTGGTGGGGCGGCCACTACGGCTGGGCCTGGCCGCACGGACTGCACTCCGTCGGCATGAGCGCCCTGATCGGTGCCCTCAACCACGCGCTCGTCACGGGCGACGACGGCGCCCTCGACCTCGTGCGCACCATGCTCGACACCGTGCTCGCCGAGGCGCGCACGGGCAGCGTCGCGGAGTCCACGTACAGCCTGCGCGGCGGGTGGATGGCCCGGCTCGGAGCGGCCGCCACCGAGCCCGCTCTGCTGGTCCCCTACCGCCACGGCGCGGACGGCTGGTTCGACTACGGTCCGCTGCAGCTCGACCTCCCCCTGTGGCTGTGGTGGTGGTCGCGGATGCCGTCCGACCGGGAGCGGCTGGAGACGGCGATCGCCGGCCTCCCCTCCTCCGCCGACCTCGTCGCGCCGTTCCGCGACAAGGAGGAGGCGGGTCACGAGGCCGGCTGGTTCGCGTATCTCTCGGGCGAACTGCCCGATTATCCGGTGCGGGCGCTGGAGATGGCGCTCGGCCAGGTGGCACGTCGTGCCGCGATGATGCTCGCCGACGACCGCGACCCCGACGCCGCGCACCTGCACTTCTGGCAGCGCGTGAACCCGGTGGTGACGGAGGTGCTGACCCAGCTCGTCGGCGGGGCGCCGCAGGTGCTCTACAACGGCGGGCTCGGTTTCACGGCGCTCCGCTACGAGGACGTCGACCGCGCGCGGCCCGGACTCCCGGAGGACGTCGCCGCGCTCGTGCACCGTCTCGACGACGACGGCATCGGCGTGCAGCTCGTGAACACCTCCGCCGTGCACACCCGCACCGTGCGGCTGCGCGGGGGGCGCTTCGGCCTGGACCGGATCGTGCGGGTCACGGCCTCCGGCGAGGAGCCCGGCCTCTGGCCCGGCGCCTCGGGCACGTACACCGCCCCGGACGCCCCGACCGTCACCACGACCTTCGACGTGGACGACGACCTCGTGGTGACCCTGCCCCCGGCGCACACCGCCGACCTCGACCTGACCATCGCGCGTGCGACCGGATCGCCGCGCCACCTGTTCCCTGAAGGAGACGCATGAGCGCCGATCTGATCCGACCCGACTTCGCCCTGCCCGTGCGGGGTGGGGCCTACCAGCGGCCCTCGCGCGAGGTGGTCGAGTCCTTCGACGCGATCTCCTCCGCCACCGCGTGCGCCAAGCTGCACGGACTCGGGATCCGCCGCAGCTACATCGACGGACCGGAGCCGCTGAGCCTCGGCCAGCGCGTCGTCGGTTCGGCGCTGACCCTGCAGTTCATGCCGCAGCGCGAGGACATGGCCTCGGGCGACGGCCAGGAGTACGCCGAGCGGCACACCGCCCTGTGGCACGTGCTCGAAGCCGTGCAGCCGGGCGACGTGCTGGTGATCCAGGCCTACGGCAGCCGGTTCTCCGGGTGCATCGGCGACATCCTGGCGCGCTACTTCGCACGCAAGGGGGGCGCGGGGATCGTCGTGGACGGCCGCATCCGCGACGCCGGCCGCATCCGCGAGCTCGGGATCCCGGTGTGGTCGACGGGCACGACCCCGCACTACGCCTCGCAGTCGGAGCTCGTGCCGTGGGCCTACGACGTGCCGGTCGCGGTGGGCGGTGCGCTGTGCATGCCCGGCGACCTCGTGGTGGCAGACGACGACGGCCCGGTCGTGGTGCCGCAGGCCATGGCGCCGCGGGTCGTGGACGACGCGCGCGATCATGAGGAGTGGGAGGTGTTCAGCCGCCGCCGTCTCGACGAGGGCGCGCGCCTGAGCGACTACTACCCGTTGACCCCCGACAGCCGCGAGGAGTACGAGGCATGGCGTTCCGTCCAGAGCTCCGTCCGCTGAATCCCGAGGTCGCCGCCCGCGACGACGTCGGACTCGGGTGCGCGCCGATCGGCAACCTCTTCGCCCCTGTGCCCGACGGCGACGCGGTGGCGACGGTGCAGGCGGCGCTCGCCCGCGACGTCCGTTTCTTC from Microbacterium paraoxydans includes the following:
- a CDS encoding dimethylmenaquinone methyltransferase, producing MSADLIRPDFALPVRGGAYQRPSREVVESFDAISSATACAKLHGLGIRRSYIDGPEPLSLGQRVVGSALTLQFMPQREDMASGDGQEYAERHTALWHVLEAVQPGDVLVIQAYGSRFSGCIGDILARYFARKGGAGIVVDGRIRDAGRIRELGIPVWSTGTTPHYASQSELVPWAYDVPVAVGGALCMPGDLVVADDDGPVVVPQAMAPRVVDDARDHEEWEVFSRRRLDEGARLSDYYPLTPDSREEYEAWRSVQSSVR